From a single Rosa rugosa chromosome 7, drRosRugo1.1, whole genome shotgun sequence genomic region:
- the LOC133721574 gene encoding loganic acid O-methyltransferase-like, with translation MAAEETGKCSEAYPMKGGDGPSNYAKNSIYQKGVIDAAKELLNKAIAEKLDMETFSSANSFHIADLGCSVGPNTFFAVENILEAVLFKYQSRGLNCQIPEFQVFFNDHTSNDFNMLFNSLPQNRQYYAAAVPGSFYGRILPDASIHFFHSSISLQWLSRVPKDVTDSNSPAWNKGRIHYLDSTDEVVRAYEAQYAEDMEHFLHARAQETVHGGLMVLAIPGYPADTPPSHTLANVIYQILGSCLIDMARKGVVSEEKIDSFNVPIYYVGPRELEAAVERNGCFSIEIMEHLPTVMEPGTISKNSKLFASHMRAIMEGLFKQHFKEEILDELFDLFHKKVEEQHSAFESAKGVDILIVLKRMAN, from the exons ATGGCAGCAGAGGAAACTGGTAAATGCTCTGAAGCTTATCCAATGAAAGGTGGAGATGGCCCCAGCAACTATGCCAAGAACTCCATCTACCAG AAAGGAGTAATTGATGCTGCGAAAGAACTTCTAAATAAGGCGATTGCAGAAAAGCTTGACATGGAAACATTTTCATCTGCCAACTCCTTTCACATTGCAGATTTGGGTTGCTCAGTTGGGCCTAATACATTTTTCGCAGTTGAAAACATACTTGAAGCTGTTCTATTCAAGTATCAAAGCCGAGGGCTGAATTGTCAAATCCCTGAATTTCAAGTCTTCTTTAATGATCATACCTCAAATGACTTCAACATGCTCTTCAATTCCCTCCCTCAGAATAGGCAATACTATGCTGCGGCTGTGCCTGGTTCTTTCTATGGTCGAATACTCCCCGATGCTTCCATCCACTTTTTTCACTCTTCTATTTCCCTTCAGTGGCTTTCTAGAGTACCAAAAGATGTAACAGACAGCAACTCCCCTGCTTGGAATAAAGGACGAATACATTACTTAGACTCCACAGATGAAGTAGTGAGGGCTTACGAAGCCCAATATGCCGAGGACATGGAGCACTTTCTGCATGCCAGGGCACAAGAGACAGTACATGGAGGATTGATGGTACTTGCCATTCCTGGTTACCCAGCTGATACACCTCCTTCTCATACTCTGGCAAATGTCATCTATCAAATTTTAGGATCTTGCCTCATTGACATGGCTAGGAAG GGAGTAGTCAGCGAGGAGAAAATAGATTCATTTAATGTGCCTATATACTATGTGGGTCCCCGAGAACTGGAAGCTGCTGTAGAGCGAAATGGATGTTTTAGCATAGAGATAATGGAACACTTACCTACTGTGATGGAACCCGGAACTATTTCAAAAAATAGCAAACTCTTTGCATCTCATATGAGAGCTATCATGGAAGGACTCTTCAAGCAGCATTTCAAAGAAGAAATCTTAGATGAGCTCTTCGACTTGTTTCACAAGAAAGTTGAAGAGCAGCACTCCGCATTTGAGTCAGCGAAGGGAGTGGACATCCTTATTGTTCTTAAACGCATGGCAAATTGA